The Corvus cornix cornix isolate S_Up_H32 chromosome 12, ASM73873v5, whole genome shotgun sequence genome includes a window with the following:
- the ABHD14A gene encoding protein ABHD14A isoform X1: protein MLLARSRLGLLLLGALLAFLLYVLLPAARRSRPDEGKRGWRAANGTVRTGMAAGEPPVFYREAPAAAVGPGRPDVLFLHGQAFTSKTWEALGTLALLAGEGYRVVAIDLPGYGDSPPVEMVVTAQGRRTFLDHVLQELGMQRPVLVSPSMSGRFALPFLLAHGDRLAGFVPIAPVGTKDYTAEQYQGVQTPTLILYGDRDTSLAPQALQNLQHLPKHRVAVLPGAGHACYLDKPEDFHRALLGFLHQLK from the exons ATGCTGCTTGCCCGCAGCcgcctggggctgctgctcctcggGGCGCTCCTCGCTTTCCTCCTCTACGTCTTGCTGCCGGCCGCCCGGCGCTCACGGCCTGACGAGGGGAAGCGGGGTTGGCGCGCGGCCAACGGTACCGTGAGGACGGGGATGGCTGCGGGAGAGCCCCCCGTGTTCTACAGGGAGGCTCCCGCAGCAGCTGTCGGCCCCGGGAG GCCCGATGTCCTCTTCCTGCACGGCCAGGCATTCACCTCCAAGACGTGGGAGGCCTTGGGCACGCTGGCACTGCTCGCTGGAGAAGGCTACCGTGTGGTCGCAATAGATCTGCCTG GCTATGGGGATTCGCCCCCAGTGGAGATGGTGGTGACGGCACAAGGCCGGAGGACTTTCCTGGACCATGtcctccaggagctgggcaTGCAGAGGCCTGTTCTCGTCAGCCCCTCCATGAGCGGCCGCTTtgccctgcccttcctcctGGCACATGGGGACCGGCTGGCCGGCTTCGTGCCCATTGCACCTGTGGGCACCAAGGACTACACTGCTGAGCAGTACCAGGGGGTCCAG ACGCCCACCCTGATCCTGTATGGTGACCGTGACACAAGCCTGGCTCCCCAGGCCCTGCAGAACCTCCAGCACCTCCCTAAGCACCGTGTGGCCGTGCTGCCCGGTGCTGGCCATGCCTGCTACCTGGACAAGCCAGAGGACTTCCACCGGGCCCTGCTGGGCTTCCTGCACCAGCTGAAGTGA